In a single window of the Pocillopora verrucosa isolate sample1 chromosome 4, ASM3666991v2, whole genome shotgun sequence genome:
- the LOC131779309 gene encoding poly(A) RNA polymerase GLD2 isoform X3, whose translation MANFGKGKRNGQYWQRQSVYTPSFVDLEKYLPKPKDSDLPAFTRKTPKQSTVIRPTEYKSNNYALYNDRSSTNSNSSTSKCTNTATSSDQAAISVNVTNEQRTISLNHGKTLNSLSRESIGRRPPKRRHHSTVTPDFQDEVITKRVKRYYSTSQATCNNTARSLRFQQFEVEPPVFTLETLTQEIQEETLKCVQTVETLQKKLKLKSFLERTLLPFFPGCSLHLCGSSSNGFGGNTSDADFCLILKHLQQSNNRKEALPILRKIQRVLDNDPKNTFLSRCAVIPASVPILKFKDMISGCECDININNIVGLRNTHLLRAYCGVDYRVQPLVMLVKRWAKTHNINDASLGTLSSYALALMVIHYLQGVCKPAVVPVLQRQYPALFRYTSDFSSLLALNPCKSMVCNQSENRQSIGELFIGFFKYYAADFSWSTDYISIALGAAYPRDSQRKRKLVCVEEPFDGNNVAKAVCSVEKFENIKMKFRLAWHTLNISPSLESIKVT comes from the exons ATGGCAAACTTTGGTAAAGGCAAAAGAAATGGGCAGTACTGGCAGAGACAGTCAGTATACACTCCATCATTCGTGGATCTTGAGAAATACCTTCCAAAGCCTAAGGATAGTGATCTACCTGCATTCACCCGGAAAACCCCAAAGCAATCTACAGTCATTAGACCAACAGAATATAAGTCAAACAATTATGCTCTGTATAATGACAGAAGCAGCACGAACTCTAATTCTTCAACCTCTAAATGTACAAACACAGCAACTTCTTCAGATCAAGCAGCAATCAGTGTGAATGTCACTAATGAGCAAAGAACAATAAGCTTAAATCATGGGAAGACACTGAACAGCTTGAGTAGAGAAAGTATTGGGAGAAGACCACCTAAACGTCGTCATCACTCCACTGTAACTCCAGACTTTCAAGATGAAGTCATAACCAAACGAGTGAAAAGATATTACAGTACCTCCCAAGCAACATGTAATAATACTGCTAGGTCATTAAGATTTCAGCAGTTTGAAGTAGAACCCCCTGTGTTTACCCTGGAAACA ctTACCCAAGAGATACAAGAGGAAACCTTGAAATGTGTGCAAACTGTTGAGACActacaaaagaaattaaagttgaaATCTTTTCTAGAAAGAACTTTGTTACCATTTTTTCCAG GTTGTTCTTTACATCTTTGTGGCTCGTCAAGCAATGGCTTTGGTGGTAATACTAGTGATGCTgatttctgtttgattttgaaacatCTACAGCAG TCAAATAACAGGAAAGAAGCTCTGCCAATTTTGAGGAAAATTCAGAGAGTATTGGACAATGACCCTAAAAACA CTTTCCTTAGTAGATGTGCAGTTATTCCTGCAAGTGTACCAATTTTGAAATTCAAGGATATGATCAG TGGCTGTGAGTGTGACATCAACATTAATAATATTGTA GGTTTGAGGAACACCCACTTGCTCAGAGCTTACTGTGGAG TGGATTATCGTGTCCAGCCACTGGTGATGTTGGTGAAGAGGTGGGCCAAAACACACAACATCAATGATGCTAGCTTGGGTACACTCTCTAGCTATGCTCTTGCTCTGATGGTCATTCACTATCTACAAG gTGTTTGTAAACCTGCTGTAGTTCCTGTCTTACAAAGGCAATATCCA GCATTGTTCAGATACACAAGTGATTTCTCAAGCCTTTTAGCCCTGAATCCGTGTAAAAGTATGGTCTGCAACCA ATCAGAGAACAGACAATCTATAGGAGAGTTATTTATTGGATTCTTCAAATACTATGCTGCGGATTTTAG CTGGAGTACTGATTATATTTCCATTGCACTTGGTGCTGCTTATCCACGAGACTCACAACGTAAAAGGAAGTTGGTTTGTGTAGAAG AACCATTTGATGGAAATAATGTCGCCAAAGCTGTCTGCAGTGTTGAAAAATTCgaaaacatcaaaatgaaattcagGCTG GCGTGGCATACACTCAATATATCACCAAGTCTGGAGAGTATCAAGGTTACCTGA
- the LOC131779309 gene encoding poly(A) RNA polymerase GLD2 isoform X1, whose product MTHVLTCYIDTFKNVIKTMANFGKGKRNGQYWQRQSVYTPSFVDLEKYLPKPKDSDLPAFTRKTPKQSTVIRPTEYKSNNYALYNDRSSTNSNSSTSKCTNTATSSDQAAISVNVTNEQRTISLNHGKTLNSLSRESIGRRPPKRRHHSTVTPDFQDEVITKRVKRYYSTSQATCNNTARSLRFQQFEVEPPVFTLETLTQEIQEETLKCVQTVETLQKKLKLKSFLERTLLPFFPGCSLHLCGSSSNGFGGNTSDADFCLILKHLQQSNNRKEALPILRKIQRVLDNDPKNTFLSRCAVIPASVPILKFKDMISGCECDININNIVGLRNTHLLRAYCGVDYRVQPLVMLVKRWAKTHNINDASLGTLSSYALALMVIHYLQGVCKPAVVPVLQRQYPALFRYTSDFSSLLALNPCKSMVCNQSENRQSIGELFIGFFKYYAADFSWSTDYISIALGAAYPRDSQRKRKLVCVEEPFDGNNVAKAVCSVEKFENIKMKFRLAWHTLNISPSLESIKVT is encoded by the exons ATGACTCATGTACTAACATGCTATATTGATACATTTAAG AATGTAATCAAGACAATGGCAAACTTTGGTAAAGGCAAAAGAAATGGGCAGTACTGGCAGAGACAGTCAGTATACACTCCATCATTCGTGGATCTTGAGAAATACCTTCCAAAGCCTAAGGATAGTGATCTACCTGCATTCACCCGGAAAACCCCAAAGCAATCTACAGTCATTAGACCAACAGAATATAAGTCAAACAATTATGCTCTGTATAATGACAGAAGCAGCACGAACTCTAATTCTTCAACCTCTAAATGTACAAACACAGCAACTTCTTCAGATCAAGCAGCAATCAGTGTGAATGTCACTAATGAGCAAAGAACAATAAGCTTAAATCATGGGAAGACACTGAACAGCTTGAGTAGAGAAAGTATTGGGAGAAGACCACCTAAACGTCGTCATCACTCCACTGTAACTCCAGACTTTCAAGATGAAGTCATAACCAAACGAGTGAAAAGATATTACAGTACCTCCCAAGCAACATGTAATAATACTGCTAGGTCATTAAGATTTCAGCAGTTTGAAGTAGAACCCCCTGTGTTTACCCTGGAAACA ctTACCCAAGAGATACAAGAGGAAACCTTGAAATGTGTGCAAACTGTTGAGACActacaaaagaaattaaagttgaaATCTTTTCTAGAAAGAACTTTGTTACCATTTTTTCCAG GTTGTTCTTTACATCTTTGTGGCTCGTCAAGCAATGGCTTTGGTGGTAATACTAGTGATGCTgatttctgtttgattttgaaacatCTACAGCAG TCAAATAACAGGAAAGAAGCTCTGCCAATTTTGAGGAAAATTCAGAGAGTATTGGACAATGACCCTAAAAACA CTTTCCTTAGTAGATGTGCAGTTATTCCTGCAAGTGTACCAATTTTGAAATTCAAGGATATGATCAG TGGCTGTGAGTGTGACATCAACATTAATAATATTGTA GGTTTGAGGAACACCCACTTGCTCAGAGCTTACTGTGGAG TGGATTATCGTGTCCAGCCACTGGTGATGTTGGTGAAGAGGTGGGCCAAAACACACAACATCAATGATGCTAGCTTGGGTACACTCTCTAGCTATGCTCTTGCTCTGATGGTCATTCACTATCTACAAG gTGTTTGTAAACCTGCTGTAGTTCCTGTCTTACAAAGGCAATATCCA GCATTGTTCAGATACACAAGTGATTTCTCAAGCCTTTTAGCCCTGAATCCGTGTAAAAGTATGGTCTGCAACCA ATCAGAGAACAGACAATCTATAGGAGAGTTATTTATTGGATTCTTCAAATACTATGCTGCGGATTTTAG CTGGAGTACTGATTATATTTCCATTGCACTTGGTGCTGCTTATCCACGAGACTCACAACGTAAAAGGAAGTTGGTTTGTGTAGAAG AACCATTTGATGGAAATAATGTCGCCAAAGCTGTCTGCAGTGTTGAAAAATTCgaaaacatcaaaatgaaattcagGCTG GCGTGGCATACACTCAATATATCACCAAGTCTGGAGAGTATCAAGGTTACCTGA
- the LOC131779309 gene encoding poly(A) RNA polymerase GLD2 isoform X2 yields MRTNVIKTMANFGKGKRNGQYWQRQSVYTPSFVDLEKYLPKPKDSDLPAFTRKTPKQSTVIRPTEYKSNNYALYNDRSSTNSNSSTSKCTNTATSSDQAAISVNVTNEQRTISLNHGKTLNSLSRESIGRRPPKRRHHSTVTPDFQDEVITKRVKRYYSTSQATCNNTARSLRFQQFEVEPPVFTLETLTQEIQEETLKCVQTVETLQKKLKLKSFLERTLLPFFPGCSLHLCGSSSNGFGGNTSDADFCLILKHLQQSNNRKEALPILRKIQRVLDNDPKNTFLSRCAVIPASVPILKFKDMISGCECDININNIVGLRNTHLLRAYCGVDYRVQPLVMLVKRWAKTHNINDASLGTLSSYALALMVIHYLQGVCKPAVVPVLQRQYPALFRYTSDFSSLLALNPCKSMVCNQSENRQSIGELFIGFFKYYAADFSWSTDYISIALGAAYPRDSQRKRKLVCVEEPFDGNNVAKAVCSVEKFENIKMKFRLAWHTLNISPSLESIKVT; encoded by the exons ATGAGGACG AATGTAATCAAGACAATGGCAAACTTTGGTAAAGGCAAAAGAAATGGGCAGTACTGGCAGAGACAGTCAGTATACACTCCATCATTCGTGGATCTTGAGAAATACCTTCCAAAGCCTAAGGATAGTGATCTACCTGCATTCACCCGGAAAACCCCAAAGCAATCTACAGTCATTAGACCAACAGAATATAAGTCAAACAATTATGCTCTGTATAATGACAGAAGCAGCACGAACTCTAATTCTTCAACCTCTAAATGTACAAACACAGCAACTTCTTCAGATCAAGCAGCAATCAGTGTGAATGTCACTAATGAGCAAAGAACAATAAGCTTAAATCATGGGAAGACACTGAACAGCTTGAGTAGAGAAAGTATTGGGAGAAGACCACCTAAACGTCGTCATCACTCCACTGTAACTCCAGACTTTCAAGATGAAGTCATAACCAAACGAGTGAAAAGATATTACAGTACCTCCCAAGCAACATGTAATAATACTGCTAGGTCATTAAGATTTCAGCAGTTTGAAGTAGAACCCCCTGTGTTTACCCTGGAAACA ctTACCCAAGAGATACAAGAGGAAACCTTGAAATGTGTGCAAACTGTTGAGACActacaaaagaaattaaagttgaaATCTTTTCTAGAAAGAACTTTGTTACCATTTTTTCCAG GTTGTTCTTTACATCTTTGTGGCTCGTCAAGCAATGGCTTTGGTGGTAATACTAGTGATGCTgatttctgtttgattttgaaacatCTACAGCAG TCAAATAACAGGAAAGAAGCTCTGCCAATTTTGAGGAAAATTCAGAGAGTATTGGACAATGACCCTAAAAACA CTTTCCTTAGTAGATGTGCAGTTATTCCTGCAAGTGTACCAATTTTGAAATTCAAGGATATGATCAG TGGCTGTGAGTGTGACATCAACATTAATAATATTGTA GGTTTGAGGAACACCCACTTGCTCAGAGCTTACTGTGGAG TGGATTATCGTGTCCAGCCACTGGTGATGTTGGTGAAGAGGTGGGCCAAAACACACAACATCAATGATGCTAGCTTGGGTACACTCTCTAGCTATGCTCTTGCTCTGATGGTCATTCACTATCTACAAG gTGTTTGTAAACCTGCTGTAGTTCCTGTCTTACAAAGGCAATATCCA GCATTGTTCAGATACACAAGTGATTTCTCAAGCCTTTTAGCCCTGAATCCGTGTAAAAGTATGGTCTGCAACCA ATCAGAGAACAGACAATCTATAGGAGAGTTATTTATTGGATTCTTCAAATACTATGCTGCGGATTTTAG CTGGAGTACTGATTATATTTCCATTGCACTTGGTGCTGCTTATCCACGAGACTCACAACGTAAAAGGAAGTTGGTTTGTGTAGAAG AACCATTTGATGGAAATAATGTCGCCAAAGCTGTCTGCAGTGTTGAAAAATTCgaaaacatcaaaatgaaattcagGCTG GCGTGGCATACACTCAATATATCACCAAGTCTGGAGAGTATCAAGGTTACCTGA